One region of Budorcas taxicolor isolate Tak-1 chromosome 3, Takin1.1, whole genome shotgun sequence genomic DNA includes:
- the LOC128045804 gene encoding olfactory receptor 2A5-like, producing the protein MSFSFPRRKAIHSQSWKNQSSVTEFILLGFSRNPRTNWILFFLFLFLYLFTVLGNGLIVTLIRVDARLHTPMYFFLSLLSLLDLSYATTTVPQMLIHLVSKSKTISYVGCVIQMYVFLTLGITETWVFAAMAYDRYVAICYPLHYGVKMSQTLCVLLAVSSALCGLTCALVYTVFAMNLPYCGPNEINHFFCEIPAVLKLACADTSLNDQVDFILGFILLLIPLSLILASYVRIFTAILKIRSTQGRIKAFSTCASHITVVTMFCIPCMVMYMRPGSEASPEDDKKLALFYNVISAFLNPIIYSLQNKDVKRAFFKLVGMSEDTQ; encoded by the coding sequence ATGTCCTTTTCTTTCCCCAGAAGGAAGGCCATCCATAGCCAAAGTTGGAAAAATCAAAGCTCTGTAACCGAGTTTATCCTCCTGGGCTTCTCCAGAAATCCCAGAACCAACTGgatccttttcttcctcttcctcttcctttactTATTTACAGTCCTGGGCAATGGTCTCATTGTTACTTTGATCAGAGTAGATGCacgcctccacacccccatgtacttcttcctgagCCTCCTCTCTCTGCTGGATCTCAGCTATGCTACCACCACAGTGCCCCAGATGTTGATCCATCTAGTAAGCAAGAGTAAAACTATCTCTTATGTTGGGTGTGTGATCCAGATGTACGTTTTCCTAACCTTAGGCATCACTGAGACCTGGGTTTTTGCAGCTATGGCCTATGACAGATATGTTGccatatgctacccactccattatggGGTCAAGATGAGCCAAACCCTGTGTGTACTCCTGGCAGTCAGCTCTGCCCTTTGCGGTCTCACCTGTGCCCTTGTCTACACAGTCTTTGCAATGAATCTGCCCTACTGTGGCCCCAATGAGATCAACCACTTCTTTTGTGAAATTCCTGCTGTCTTGAAGTTGGCTTGTGCAGATACATCCCTCaatgaccaagtggactttatctTGGGCTTTATCTTGCTCCTGATTCCATTGTCCCTCATTCTGGCCTCATATGTTCGCATCTTCACTGCTATTCTAAAGATTCGCTCCACCCAGGGGCGAATcaaggccttctccacctgtgccTCCCACATCACTGTGGTCACCATGTTTTGTATTCCATGCATGGTCATGTATATGAGGCCTGGCTCCGAAGCCTCCCCAGAGGATGACAAGAAGCTGGCTCTGTTCTACAATGTCATTTCTGCCTTCCTCAACCCCATCATCTACAGCCTCCAGAACAAGGATGTGAAGAGGGCTTTCTTCAAGTTAGTTGGAATGAGTGAGGACACGCAGTAA
- the LOC128045806 gene encoding olfactory receptor 2A12-like, with protein MQETNQSSVTEFILLGFSFSPKTTPLFFSAFLTTYLLIILGNGLIIILISLDSHLHTPMYFFIVTLSMLDVGYTTTTMPQMLAHLASQKKTISFASCVAQMYIFLVLGITESWLFAIMSIDRYVAICHPLRYKVMMSPWLCRVMVLFCGLWGVISALVYTVFAMRLPYCGPNKINHFFCEVPAVLKLACADTSVNDQVDFILGFSVILVPLSLILIIYINIFIAILRIRSAQGRLKAFSTCASHITVVTTFCVPAMVMYMKPGSGASPEEDKKLALFYNVISAFLNPIIYSLRNKDVKRAFLKVMGWGRAPE; from the coding sequence ATGCAAGAGACTAATCAGTCTTCTGTGACTGAATTCATCCTTCTGGGTTTCTCCTTCAGCCCCAAAACCACTCCTCTATTTTTCTCAGCCTTCCTGACAACCTACTTGTTGATCATTCTGGGCAATGGTTTAATCATCATCCTCATCTCCCTGGACTCGCACCTCCACACACCCATGTACTTCTTCATCGTCACCCTTTCCATGTTAGATGTGGGCTATACCACCACAACTATGCCCCAGATGTTGGCACATCTGGCAAGCCAGAAGAAGACTATCTCTTTTGCCAGCTGTGTGGCCCAAATGTACATTTTCTTGGTGTTAGGCATTACTGAGTCCTGGCTCTTTGCCATCATGTCTATAGACAGGtatgtggccatctgccaccCACTCAGGTACAAGGTCATGATGAGTCCATGGCTGTGTAGGGTAATGGTCTTGTTCTGTGGACTCTGGGGTGTCATCTCTGCTCTTGTCTACACTGTTTTTGCCATGCGTCTGCCCTACTGTGGTCCCAACAAGATCAACCACTTCTTCTGTGAAGTCCCTGCTGTCTTGAAGCTGGCTTGTGCAGACACCTCAGTCAATGACCAGGTAGACTTCATTCTTGGTTTTAGTGTCATCCTGGTCCCACTTTCTCTCATCCTCATCATTTACATCAATATCTTCATTGCCATCTTAAGGATTCGCTCAGCCCAGGGGCGGCTgaaggccttctccacctgtgccTCCCACATCACTGTGGTCACCACGTTCTGTGTGCCAGCCATGGTCATGTACATGAAGCCTGGCTCAGGGGCCTCCCCAGAAGAGGACAAGAAGCTGGCCCTGTTCTACAATGTCATCTCTGCCTTCCTCAACCCCATCATCTACAGCCTCCGGAACAAGGATGTGAAGAGGGCTTTCCTCAAGGTGATGGGCTGGGGCAGGGCCCCAGAATGA